In candidate division KSB1 bacterium, a single genomic region encodes these proteins:
- a CDS encoding BglII/BstYI family type II restriction endonuclease: MKIAKKYSHLNGEEFLIVHKNNLYTEIKDVISKINANDLKTKISKEIPKKGKSLYSPTAINKAFNNEFSKLQLFESRYNYYITLNRELMEKSISMSPSEQKKFLEQHGESNPIYSYNQTDFVKDKIAVEVQFGKYSFVAYDLFVKHMLFYSGGVINLGIEILPTKFMQQQMSSGIAYYEGEVYNVMRQGRNNPPVPLLVLGIEPE; this comes from the coding sequence ATGAAAATTGCAAAAAAGTATTCTCATTTGAATGGAGAAGAATTCTTAATCGTTCATAAAAATAATTTATACACTGAAATAAAAGATGTCATATCTAAAATAAATGCAAATGATTTAAAAACGAAAATAAGCAAAGAGATTCCTAAAAAAGGGAAAAGCCTCTATAGTCCTACAGCCATCAATAAGGCATTTAATAATGAATTTTCGAAACTACAATTGTTTGAAAGCCGTTATAATTATTACATTACCCTAAACAGAGAATTGATGGAAAAAAGTATATCAATGTCTCCATCAGAACAAAAAAAGTTCTTGGAACAGCATGGTGAAAGTAATCCCATCTACAGCTATAATCAAACTGATTTTGTCAAGGATAAAATCGCAGTTGAAGTGCAGTTCGGCAAGTACTCATTTGTAGCATATGATTTATTCGTAAAGCATATGTTGTTCTATTCGGGTGGTGTAATAAATTTAGGCATTGAAATTTTACCAACTAAATTCATGCAACAGCAAATGTCAAGTGGAATTGCTTATTACGAGGGTGAAGTCTATAACGTCATGCGTCAAGGAAGAAATAACCCGCCAGTGCCACTACTGGTATTGGGAATTGAGCCGGAATGA
- a CDS encoding aldo/keto reductase, producing the protein MKRREFIKYTTAGALAVTGLPGLAGAAKAKYASDKVMLGNTGIQASRLAMGTGTHGVNKSSEQSRDLGIEGVADLLQAAYEQGINFWDTADQYGTHPHVKAGLKRVPREKVVILTKTHATTADEMKRDLDRFRKEMDTDYLDIMLLHLMRDPKWPKIKAGAMDVLSQAREDGIIRAHGVSCHTLGALKTAAETDWVQVDLARINPRGVIMDDTVETVVPILKKMHQDGKSVLGMKVIGAGRLRDHVDECLRFVLDQEYVDAFTIGQEDENEMMDLVKRIPKCSV; encoded by the coding sequence ATGAAACGTCGTGAATTTATAAAGTATACAACAGCCGGCGCTCTGGCCGTAACCGGACTCCCCGGTCTGGCAGGCGCCGCAAAAGCCAAATATGCAAGTGATAAAGTCATGCTCGGAAACACCGGTATCCAGGCCTCGCGGCTGGCCATGGGAACCGGCACACATGGTGTGAATAAAAGTTCAGAACAATCCCGCGATCTGGGCATCGAAGGCGTGGCCGATCTGCTGCAGGCTGCCTATGAGCAGGGGATCAATTTTTGGGATACAGCCGACCAGTACGGCACACATCCGCACGTCAAGGCGGGTCTCAAGCGCGTTCCGCGCGAAAAAGTTGTCATTTTGACCAAAACGCATGCCACAACCGCGGACGAAATGAAACGCGACCTGGACCGGTTCCGCAAGGAAATGGACACGGATTACCTGGACATTATGCTGCTGCATCTGATGCGCGATCCCAAATGGCCGAAAATCAAGGCCGGCGCCATGGATGTGCTCAGCCAAGCGCGCGAAGACGGCATTATCAGGGCGCACGGCGTGTCCTGTCATACACTGGGCGCCCTTAAAACGGCAGCTGAAACCGACTGGGTGCAAGTCGATCTGGCGCGCATCAATCCGCGCGGTGTGATCATGGATGATACGGTGGAAACCGTGGTTCCGATTCTGAAAAAAATGCACCAGGACGGCAAAAGTGTTCTGGGTATGAAGGTCATCGGGGCCGGACGCCTGCGCGATCATGTGGATGAATGCCTGCGCTTTGTACTCGATCAGGAGTATGTGGATGCGTTTACCATCGGTCAGGAAGATGAAAACGAAATGATGGATCTGGTCAAACGCATTCCCAAATGCAGTGTATAA
- a CDS encoding site-specific DNA-methyltransferase has translation MINEDTLNAIDAIRDIDFDLIITSPPYNIGKSYETKTTIEKYLQTQEKIIQQLIDILSEQGSLCWQVGNFVQKGEVFPLDIYYYQIFKKYGLKLRNRIIWHFGHGLHASKRFSGRYETILWFTKSDDYIFNLDSVRVPSKYPGKRHFKGPNKGKLSGNPLGKNPSDIWEIVIKDWENELWNIPNVKSNHPEKTEHPCQFPIELVERCVLALTNENSWVLDPFAGVGSTIIASLKNNRHGIGIEKEKSYCNIANNRIHDLKEGQLKIRPINKKIHTPSKKDKVAKIPEEWQQLELNGYQK, from the coding sequence ATGATTAATGAAGACACTTTAAATGCAATAGATGCTATTCGAGATATTGATTTTGATCTTATTATTACTTCTCCACCTTATAATATTGGTAAATCATATGAAACCAAAACAACGATAGAAAAATATTTGCAAACTCAGGAAAAAATCATCCAACAATTAATAGATATATTATCCGAACAAGGCAGTCTGTGTTGGCAGGTTGGCAACTTTGTACAAAAAGGAGAAGTTTTTCCGCTTGATATTTATTATTATCAGATATTTAAAAAATATGGTCTAAAATTGAGAAACAGAATCATTTGGCACTTTGGCCATGGGTTACATGCTTCTAAACGGTTTTCAGGCCGTTATGAAACAATTCTTTGGTTCACAAAAAGTGACGACTATATTTTTAATCTGGATTCTGTAAGAGTACCATCAAAATATCCAGGGAAAAGACATTTTAAGGGACCCAATAAGGGCAAATTATCTGGGAATCCACTGGGAAAGAATCCATCAGATATTTGGGAAATAGTAATTAAAGATTGGGAAAATGAATTATGGAATATTCCAAATGTTAAATCCAACCATCCAGAAAAAACAGAACATCCGTGTCAATTTCCTATCGAATTAGTAGAACGATGTGTATTAGCATTAACAAACGAAAATAGTTGGGTGTTAGACCCATTCGCTGGTGTGGGTTCTACTATTATAGCATCATTGAAAAATAACAGACATGGAATAGGTATTGAAAAGGAAAAATCCTATTGCAATATAGCTAACAATAGAATTCATGACTTGAAAGAAGGTCAATTGAAAATAAGACCAATTAATAAAAAAATACATACTCCATCAAAAAAAGATAAAGTCGCCAAAATCCCGGAAGAGTGGCAACAATTAGAACTAAATGGATATCAAAAATGA
- a CDS encoding sodium:solute symporter family protein → MTQLHWIDISVIVIFFMIIFAIAAYYARRAGKDTGQFFLSGRNMPWYIAGTAMVATTFAADTPLAVMELVARNGIAGNWLWWNLAIGAILTVFFFAKLWRRSGIMTDVEFVEFRYSGKPAAVLRGFRAIYLGLFMNIIVLGWVHKAMEKIVSVTIPGVDPFLLVVVAACIIAVYASASGLLGTARTDSFQFVFAMLGCIVLAVIVLKLPQIGGTVALKNAIAPETLSFFPKIGDVSAQGVTGGALALTTGAFLAHIGLQWWSSWYPGSDPGGGGYVAQRMMSAKDEKNSLFATLWFAIAHYTLRPWPWILVALSAVVLLPRVNDTDVLRQQNPELYQRVEQAYADQVFIHGENEAYSPEFLLMYETYENTVDPGIMYPKLMVRYLPTGLLGLLIAVFLAAYMSTIASQLNWGTSYMINDFYKRFINKTAGERHYVLISRISIVVLVILSLVITRLFLNTISGAWEFIINASAGMGAVLILRWFWWRINAWSEISSMIAPLIIYPMARYGFGMQSPITLYPTVLGTTMVWLVVTFLTTPVKRDKLHAFYRRVHPGGPGWRAVSRELPDVTPDSGYGHLFIDWLCGVVMIYSILFGTGKLLFAEWLPAAAYLLIAAVAAYIIYRDLSRQEETEESVL, encoded by the coding sequence TTGTGATATTTTTTATGATTATTTTTGCCATTGCCGCCTATTATGCAAGGCGCGCCGGAAAGGATACCGGACAATTTTTTCTTTCCGGCCGCAATATGCCCTGGTATATTGCCGGCACCGCCATGGTGGCGACCACCTTTGCCGCAGACACCCCGTTGGCGGTCATGGAACTGGTGGCCCGCAACGGCATTGCCGGCAACTGGCTGTGGTGGAATCTGGCTATTGGTGCGATTTTGACCGTGTTCTTTTTCGCAAAACTGTGGCGGCGCTCCGGTATCATGACCGATGTGGAATTTGTTGAATTTCGCTATTCCGGCAAACCTGCCGCAGTTCTGCGTGGTTTCCGTGCTATTTATCTGGGACTTTTTATGAATATTATCGTCCTGGGATGGGTGCACAAGGCCATGGAAAAGATTGTCAGCGTCACCATTCCCGGGGTGGATCCGTTTTTACTTGTTGTTGTTGCTGCCTGCATTATCGCGGTCTATGCATCGGCATCCGGATTGCTGGGTACGGCCCGCACAGACAGCTTCCAGTTTGTGTTTGCCATGCTCGGCTGTATCGTGCTGGCTGTGATCGTTCTGAAATTGCCGCAGATCGGCGGTACGGTGGCGCTGAAAAACGCCATTGCCCCGGAGACGCTGAGCTTTTTTCCGAAAATCGGCGATGTGTCCGCACAAGGTGTCACCGGTGGTGCGCTGGCCCTGACTACCGGCGCGTTTCTGGCCCATATCGGACTGCAGTGGTGGTCCAGCTGGTATCCCGGATCGGATCCCGGCGGCGGCGGCTATGTGGCCCAGCGCATGATGTCGGCCAAAGATGAGAAAAACAGTTTGTTTGCCACTCTGTGGTTTGCCATTGCGCACTATACGTTGCGGCCCTGGCCGTGGATCCTGGTGGCTCTGTCGGCTGTGGTTCTTCTGCCGCGTGTCAATGATACGGACGTGCTGCGGCAGCAGAATCCTGAACTCTATCAGCGCGTGGAACAGGCTTATGCGGATCAGGTGTTCATTCATGGAGAGAATGAGGCCTATAGTCCGGAATTTCTGCTTATGTATGAAACCTATGAAAATACCGTCGATCCCGGTATCATGTACCCGAAACTCATGGTGCGTTATCTGCCGACCGGACTGCTGGGATTGCTCATTGCTGTTTTTCTCGCAGCGTACATGTCCACCATTGCCTCACAGCTCAATTGGGGCACCTCCTATATGATCAATGATTTTTACAAACGCTTTATTAATAAAACAGCCGGGGAGCGGCACTATGTCCTGATTTCCCGTATCTCTATTGTTGTGCTGGTTATACTCTCGCTGGTGATCACCCGGCTTTTCCTGAACACCATTTCCGGTGCCTGGGAGTTTATTATTAATGCCAGCGCCGGGATGGGCGCGGTGCTGATTCTGCGCTGGTTCTGGTGGCGTATCAACGCCTGGTCCGAGATCAGCTCGATGATCGCGCCGTTGATCATTTATCCGATGGCGCGCTACGGATTTGGCATGCAGTCGCCGATTACACTGTATCCCACGGTACTCGGCACCACCATGGTCTGGCTTGTGGTCACGTTTTTGACCACACCGGTGAAGCGTGATAAATTGCACGCGTTTTACCGCCGCGTGCATCCCGGCGGACCGGGATGGCGCGCTGTCTCCAGGGAACTGCCGGATGTGACCCCGGATTCCGGTTACGGGCATCTTTTTATCGACTGGCTGTGCGGAGTTGTCATGATCTATTCGATCCTGTTCGGCACCGGTAAACTGCTGTTTGCCGAATGGCTCCCGGCTGCTGCGTATTTGCTCATCGCCGCTGTGGCTGCGTATATCATTTATCGCGATTTATCCCGGCAAGAAGAGACTGAAGAATCTGTTTTGTAG
- a CDS encoding cellulase family glycosylhydrolase, with protein sequence MYRILPLIILIVNIISAAELPFQRGVNLTQWFQAAEPQQIHFTQFTRTDFENIQSLGCDVIRLPINLHAMTDGAPEYTPDPLFLHMLDQVVNWAEELNLHLILDNHTFDPAVNTSPDIETVLVPVWMQMAEHYQHAYGNIYYEILNEPHGIADSTWNRIQQTVIDSIRSIDSTHTIVIGPAEWNSYNNLKYMPDYDDENLIYTFHFYAPHVFTHQGATWGSPSLGSLAGVPFPFDAARMPETPSDLKGTWVEWALNDYSNQGSAAYLQQQMQTAAKFKNERDIPIFCGEFGVYMRNADSQDRVRWYETVRTLLDNNNIGWTMWDYTGGFGLFEKNSSELFDYDLNVPLLQALNLNVPPQKTFENTPDSSGFSMYTDHISENIRDASWVEGPLSFYHDTAPYSGDFCIYWADANQYNHLRFDFKPDKNLVSLIDQAYALDFYVRGDTPGTSFDMRFIDTKTEKADDQEWRMRVTVTDSLAAWDNTWQHVQIPLSQFTEHGAWDGSAWHNPQGDFDWAAVDVFEIVAEQKALTGAQLWFDEIRILDPAATGIEGHSNKIDDFSLYPNFPNPFNPQTTIRYHLQKTAHVSIQIFNASGRLVSTLRQDRQSPGTHSVIWDGRDHSGRLAASGVYVCRLQSNKQTKTQKVLLIR encoded by the coding sequence ATGTATCGTATCCTACCCCTCATCATACTCATTGTAAACATCATCTCTGCAGCCGAGCTCCCCTTTCAGCGCGGCGTCAATTTAACCCAATGGTTCCAGGCCGCTGAACCGCAGCAGATTCATTTTACCCAATTCACCCGAACCGATTTTGAAAACATCCAGAGCCTGGGCTGTGATGTGATTCGTCTGCCGATCAATCTGCATGCCATGACCGACGGCGCTCCGGAGTACACTCCGGACCCGCTGTTCCTGCACATGCTGGATCAGGTGGTAAATTGGGCGGAGGAGCTGAACCTGCACCTCATTTTGGACAACCATACCTTTGATCCTGCCGTGAACACATCTCCGGATATCGAAACCGTGCTGGTTCCGGTCTGGATGCAGATGGCGGAACATTATCAACATGCGTACGGCAATATCTATTACGAAATCCTCAATGAACCGCACGGCATTGCCGACAGCACCTGGAACCGCATTCAGCAGACGGTCATTGATTCCATCCGCAGTATTGATTCGACGCATACGATCGTCATCGGTCCGGCGGAATGGAACAGCTACAATAACCTCAAATACATGCCCGACTATGATGATGAGAATCTGATTTATACCTTTCATTTTTACGCGCCGCATGTGTTTACGCATCAAGGCGCCACCTGGGGCAGTCCGTCCCTGGGCTCACTGGCCGGTGTGCCGTTTCCCTTTGATGCAGCGCGTATGCCGGAAACGCCGTCTGACCTCAAGGGCACCTGGGTTGAATGGGCGTTGAATGATTATTCGAATCAGGGCTCAGCCGCTTATCTGCAGCAGCAAATGCAGACAGCAGCCAAATTCAAAAATGAGCGTGATATTCCGATTTTTTGCGGCGAGTTCGGCGTCTACATGCGCAATGCAGATTCGCAGGACCGGGTGCGCTGGTACGAAACCGTGCGCACTTTGCTGGATAATAACAACATCGGCTGGACCATGTGGGATTATACCGGCGGATTCGGATTGTTTGAAAAGAACAGCAGTGAATTATTCGATTATGATTTGAACGTACCGCTGCTGCAGGCTCTGAATCTGAATGTGCCGCCGCAAAAGACTTTTGAAAACACGCCGGACAGCTCAGGGTTCAGTATGTATACCGATCACATCAGTGAAAATATCAGGGACGCCAGCTGGGTGGAAGGACCGCTGAGCTTTTATCATGATACAGCGCCATATTCCGGCGACTTTTGCATCTACTGGGCCGATGCCAATCAGTACAATCATCTCAGATTTGATTTCAAACCGGATAAAAATCTGGTCTCTCTGATTGATCAGGCGTATGCGCTCGATTTTTACGTGCGCGGTGATACGCCCGGTACCAGCTTTGACATGCGTTTTATTGATACCAAAACAGAGAAAGCGGATGACCAGGAATGGCGCATGCGGGTGACGGTGACGGACAGCCTAGCAGCCTGGGACAACACATGGCAGCACGTGCAGATTCCCTTGAGTCAATTCACAGAACACGGTGCCTGGGACGGCAGCGCCTGGCACAATCCCCAGGGAGACTTTGACTGGGCAGCGGTAGATGTGTTTGAGATCGTGGCCGAACAAAAGGCGCTGACCGGTGCGCAACTCTGGTTCGATGAAATCAGAATCCTGGACCCGGCCGCGACAGGTATCGAGGGCCATTCGAATAAAATCGACGATTTCAGCCTCTACCCCAATTTTCCCAATCCGTTCAATCCGCAAACAACCATACGCTATCATCTGCAAAAAACAGCGCATGTATCCATACAGATTTTTAACGCCTCGGGCCGGCTGGTATCGACACTCCGGCAGGACAGACAATCGCCGGGCACCCATTCAGTCATTTGGGATGGACGGGACCACAGCGGCCGCCTGGCCGCCAGCGGGGTTTACGTTTGTCGTTTGCAGTCAAATAAACAAACCAAAACACAAAAAGTGCTGCTGATCCGCTGA